The Theileria equi strain WA chromosome 2 map unlocalized gcontig_1105316255037, whole genome shotgun sequence genomic sequence GGGCTTCGGGTTCCAAGAGGTCCCAGGGCCGCAGAGGTGGCGGAAAGGGCGACGATTCACGCAGGAACGGTAATGTGTGGTCAGAGTACATGGCAAAGTTTGATATCCCCAAGGTGCATGGATCCGGAGTTTACGTTGATTTGGGAGGTACCGAGGTTGTAAACGGGTCCTCTTACAGGATGCCCACTGGAAAGTGCCCAGTTGCTGGCAAGTCTATCCATTTGGAATCTGGAGCTGATTTCCTCAACAGCATTGCACACGCCAACCCAAGAGAGAGGGGACTGGGATTCCCAGCCACTGAAGCTACCAGGGTATCAAGGGGACAGAGTATCTCGCAAAAGATTTCACCAGTCAGCGCCTCTATTTTGAGGAGCTGGGGGTATTCCAATAGCACAGATCTGGCCAATTGCGCAGAGTATGCTAAGAATATTGTGATTTCCGGTGGAAGTAGATACAGGTATGTttaatgtgagctatgaatggagcgtagcgaaatgtcccgaagaatgagggatgaagcgactaacaggagctccTCCATGAATATACCCATATTTATACACATAAACTCATAGGTACCCATTTGTCTACGACGACTACAACAAGACCTGTTACATCCTCTACTCGCCAATGCAATACAACCAGGGTGCGAAGTACTGTGATGCTGATGGTTCTGCTGACGAGGGTTTGTCTTCTCTGGTCTGCATGTACCCACAAAAGTTGAGTGACGATGCTACTCTCTACTATGGTTCATCTAGCGTATATCCAGATTGGGATGTTTTGTGCCCAATGCACCCCGTCAAGGACGCCATGTTTGGCTCCTGGAATGGAACACACTGTGAGCCCATGAAACCAGTCTACGAGGAGTCACTACAATCATTCGAGGAGTGCGCTGAATTCCTCTTTGAATACTCGCCGTCAGACGTAGATCTTGCGCCAAGTGCCTCAAGACTTCCAGATGTTGAGAGGTTCTGGAGTGAAATGAAGAAGCGTAACTTTGTGGCTGCAAGCTCAGTATTTGCACCAACCACAGTTCAAGACAAGAGCATCAAGACTGGAGGTAATGGCATCAATTGGGGTAACTGGGATGGTAATGAGAGAGTTTGCAGACTTTACGA encodes the following:
- a CDS encoding apical membrane antigen 1, putative (encoded by transcript BEWA_036830A) translates to MVCFVFLGLAEAKTSPHGRRASGSKRSQGRRGGGKGDDSRRNGNVWSEYMAKFDIPKVHGSGVYVDLGGTEVVNGSSYRMPTGKCPVAGKSIHLESGADFLNSIAHANPRERGLGFPATEATRVSRGQSISQKISPVSASILRSWGYSNSTDLANCAEYAKNIVISGGSRYRYPFVYDDYNKTCYILYSPMQYNQGAKYCDADGSADEGLSSLVCMYPQKLSDDATLYYGSSSVYPDWDVLCPMHPVKDAMFGSWNGTHCEPMKPVYEESLQSFEECAEFLFEYSPSDVDLAPSASRLPDVERFWSEMKKRNFVAASSVFAPTTVQDKSIKTGGNGINWGNWDGNERVCRLYDVVPTCLILSPGHYALTSISSPSTKDAVPYPCDIDSRGDTPDGDGTLSTALSKEALQCDRYVHTRFSDTCGYYYECSDKPGWNSLPYWLGISAGVIIGIVLIAWLVRSCHGKYGKYKRFDSEDYDDQVIKEFYNEGHQNVRRDEHLNSAAYLWGNTEPRASEVTPVRISKV